The Mycolicibacterium mucogenicum DSM 44124 genomic sequence GGCTGCTGGCCCGGGCGGATACGGGCGTAGCTGCCCGACTCCAGCCGGCGGATCCCGCGCTGCAGCGTCTCGGGTTCGGGCACGTACTGCAGCACCGTGTAGTGCTGGACGGCGCGCTCGTCGATGCTCAGGTCGACGCCGGCGCGGGCCGCCAGGTCGAGGATGCACTTCTTCTCGCTGCCCACGATGGTGCCGCCGGGGCCCGTCGCCAGATACAGCGGCTTGATGCCGAAGGGGTCGCGCGCGCAGAACAGCTCGCGGGTCTCGGTGTCCCACAGCGCGAAGGCGAACATCCCGCGCAGGCGGTTCAGCGCCGTGGTGCCCCAGTAGTGGTAGGCGGCGACGATCGCCTCGCTGTCGCCCTCGGTGGCGAACTCGGCACCGAACTCGGCGCGCAGTTCCTCACGCAGCTCGAGGTAGTTGTAAATCTCGCCGTTGAACACCAGCGCGTAGCGGTTCGGGGCCTCGGGCGGACCCCAGCGGAGCGGCTGGTGGCTGTGTGCGATGTCGATGATCGACAGCCGGTTGAAGCCGAGGACGACGGTGTGATGACCGTCGGTCGGATCGCTGTCGTCGGCCCAGGCGCCCGACTCGTCCGGACCCCGGTGACGCATCGGATGCGTGGCATCCGAGACCGCGTTCACGAGGTCAGTGGAATGGTCGGCAACAGGGTCGGCCAGATAGGCCAGCAGTCCGCACACGGCGCCAGTATGCCTGTTCAGGCAGGTGAACTCAGAACCGACGCTGCCGATTGGCCGGTCGCTTCGCTCGGCGCTGCGGGCGTGGTCTACGCTGCGTAGTATTCGACCGGCTTGACCGACCTCTAGGAGGGCCTCAACGTGACCGCTCGCGGGCTCCGTTTGGTGGCGTTGTCCGCCATTCTCGGCGCGTCGACGCTGCTGCTCAGCGGATGCAGCTGGCAGACCGTATTCGGCCTGGGCTGGCCGGAGGGTATTACCCCCGAAGCCCACGCCAACCGTGACCTCTGGGTCTGGTCGGTCATCGCCTCGTTCGTCGTCGGCGCCATTGTGTGGGCGCTGATCTTCTGGGCCATGGCGTTCCACCGCAAGAAGAAGACGGACACGGAGCTGCCGCGCCAGTTCGGCTACAACATGCCGCTGGAGCTGGTGCTGACCGTCGTGCCGTTCCTCATCATCTCGGTGCTCTTCTACTTCACCGTCGTGGTGCAGGAGAAGATGATGGACCACAGCAAGCCTGCTGAGGTCACCATCGACGTCACCGCGTTCCAGTGGAACTGGAAGTTCGGCTACCAGAAGGTTGCCTTCAAGGACAACACCTTCTCTTACGACGGCGCCGACGCGGCCCGTAAGGAAGCCATGAAGTCCAAGCCCGAGGGCAAGGACGAGCACGGCGAGGAGAAGGTCGGCCCGATCCGCGGCGAGAACCCCGAGGACCGCAGCTACCTGAACTTCGACAAGGTCGAGACCATCGGCACCAGCACCGAGATTCCGATCCTGGTCCTGCCGAAGGGCAAGCGCATCGAGTTCCAGATCGCCTCGGCCGACGTCATCCACGGCTTCTGGGTGCCGGAGTTCCTGTTCAAGCGGGACGTCATCCCGAACCCCGAGGCCAACCACTCGGACAACATCTTCCAGGTCACCGAGATCGAGAAGACCGGTCCGTTCGTCGGCCGCTGCACCGAGATGTGCGGTACGTACCACTCGATGATGAACTTCGAGGTGCGCGTCGTGGAGCCGGAGCAGTTCAAGGCCTACCTGCAGTACCGCATCGATCACCCGAAGGCGACCAACGCCGACGCCCTGGTGTCGATCGGCCTGCCGCCGGTGGCCCAGACGACCCATCCGTTCGACTCTCGCCGCGGCGAGCAGGTCGGTTCGCCGGCTCAGGCGAGCAAGTAGGGGATACGCCATGCATATCGAAGCCCGACTTTTCGAGATTCTGACTGCCTTCTTCGCCTTGGCGACCGTCGGCTACGGCGCGCTGACCGCGCTGTACGCGAACGGTGGCATCGAGTGGGCCGGCACCACCGCGTTGGTGCTGACCACCGGCCTGTCGCTGATCATCGGCACGTTCTTCCGGTTCGTGGCCCGTCGCCTCGACACCCGGCCCGAGGACTACGAAGACGCCGAGGTCTCCGACGGCGCCGGCGAGCTGGGCTTCTTCAGCCCGCACAGCTGGTGGCCGCTGCTGATCGCGCTGTCGGCCTCGACCACCGCGGTCGGTATCGGCCTGTGGCTGCCCTGGCTGATCGTCGCCGGCGTCTGCTTCGTGCTGGCCACCGTTGCCGGCCTGGTTTTCGAGTACTACACCGGCCCCGAGAAGCACTGACACATACGGCCCCTGTGACCTGATCGCTCTGCGGTCAGGTCACAACCGTATGTCAGATGGTCCTCTGGCACCGTCCGGTACGGCCATGCCGGGCCCATGTTGGGTAATGTCTGCCGAAGGCTGGAATGTCGCCGTAGGCGGTGTTCCCCAGCTGCAGCGACACAGTGGTCGAGAGGGATAGGCGTACGTGAGCGGGTCACATTCCCCGGGCTCGGATGATGCGGCCCGGGAGCCATCGGGCGCCGGTGAAGGCACCGGCGAAACCGAGATCTATTCGCAGGCCTACTCTGCGCCCGAATCCGAGCACTTCACCATCGCGCCGTACGTGCCACCGGAGCCCGCGCTGTACGACTACGACAGCTACGAGGCCAAATCCGAAGCTGACGACACCCCGCCGCCGCGGTGGCCGTGGGTCGTCGGCGTCGTCGCGATCATCGCCGCCATCTCGCTGGTGGCGTCCGTCGCCATCCTGGTGACCCGCAACACCGACTCGGAGAATGTGGCGACGCCGTCG encodes the following:
- a CDS encoding cytochrome c oxidase subunit 4 is translated as MHIEARLFEILTAFFALATVGYGALTALYANGGIEWAGTTALVLTTGLSLIIGTFFRFVARRLDTRPEDYEDAEVSDGAGELGFFSPHSWWPLLIALSASTTAVGIGLWLPWLIVAGVCFVLATVAGLVFEYYTGPEKH
- a CDS encoding cytochrome c oxidase subunit II, with protein sequence MTARGLRLVALSAILGASTLLLSGCSWQTVFGLGWPEGITPEAHANRDLWVWSVIASFVVGAIVWALIFWAMAFHRKKKTDTELPRQFGYNMPLELVLTVVPFLIISVLFYFTVVVQEKMMDHSKPAEVTIDVTAFQWNWKFGYQKVAFKDNTFSYDGADAARKEAMKSKPEGKDEHGEEKVGPIRGENPEDRSYLNFDKVETIGTSTEIPILVLPKGKRIEFQIASADVIHGFWVPEFLFKRDVIPNPEANHSDNIFQVTEIEKTGPFVGRCTEMCGTYHSMMNFEVRVVEPEQFKAYLQYRIDHPKATNADALVSIGLPPVAQTTHPFDSRRGEQVGSPAQASK